A single genomic interval of Anser cygnoides isolate HZ-2024a breed goose chromosome 7, Taihu_goose_T2T_genome, whole genome shotgun sequence harbors:
- the GOLGA7B gene encoding golgin subfamily A member 7B isoform X2 translates to MATEVHSLQELRRSASLATKVFVQRDYSDGTTCQFQTKFPPELESRIERQLFEETVKTLNSFYAEAEKIGGSSYLEGCLACATAYFIFLCMETHYEKVLKKISKYIQEQNEKIYAPRGLLLTDPLERGMRVIEISIYEDRCSSGSSSSGSSSSSSGGGGGGAGGR, encoded by the exons ATGGCCACGGAG gtgcacagcctgcaggagctgcggcGCAGCGCGTCCCTGGCCACCAAGGTCTTTGTGCAGCGGGACTACAGCGACGGGACCACGTGCCAGTTCCAGACAAAGTTCCCCCCCGAGCTGGAGAGCCGG ATCGAGCGCCAGCTCTTCGAGGAGACCGTGAAAACTCTTAACAGCTTCTATGCCGAAGCGGAGAAGATCGGGGGCAGCTCGTACCTGGAGGGGTGCCTGGCCTGCGCCACCGCCTATTTCATCTTCCTCTGCATGGAGACACACTACGAGAAG GTCCTGAAGAAGATCTCCAAGTACATCCAGGAGCAGAACGAGAAGATCTACGCgccgcgggggctgctgctcacCGACCCGCTGGAGCGTGGCATGAGGGTC ATCGAGATCTCCATCTACGAGGACCGGTGCAGCAGCggcagctccagcagcggcagctccagcagcagcagcggtggcggggggggcggcgcggggggccgGTGA
- the ZFYVE27 gene encoding protrudin isoform X2 gives MQAAERDGAAAAAAAAAGGGGGPEPAAGGAEPPPEPPPPGKAAAFDLLGLVRSYRRLELYLEPLRDAAEAVRCLLRWQRPLCSLLACLGLNLLLLTLDRGRCGGRGVGGTPPVCAGPGVTGCRSPPHPAAAWYSVLALLVLLPALLGYLQETCRARPAQQELVRRRQHSVRREELRSVRLSHQEALAQVKGFLIQLEGFLSGLCCSCEAAYRVLYWENPAVSSQFYGALLGSVCILYLLPLCWVMAILNSTLFLGNPQFYQVIKELKASIEQCLGTKPLESAPEPAEPLPAAAPPDRTPTPTSTEDLTPGSVEEAEEAEPDEEFKDAIEEDDEGSQCSADFDLSLPDNGFMSKNDVIRSKVSRLTERLRKRYPSNNFGSCTGCGATFSVLKKRRSCSNCGNSFCSRCCSFKVPKAVMGATAPEAQRETVFVCALCNQVLTK, from the exons ATGCAGGCGGCCGAGCGGgacggggcggcggcggcggcggcggcggcggcgggggggggaggcggccccgagccggcggcgggcggcgctgagccccccccagaGCCGCCCCCGCCCGGCAAGGCGGCCGCCTTCgacctgctggggctggtgcgCAGCTACCGGCGGCTGGAGCTGTACCTGGAGCCGCTGCGGGACGCCGCCGAGGCCGTGCGCTGCCTCCTCCG ATGGCAGCGGCCGCTGTGCTCCCTGCTGGCCTGCCTCGGCCTCAACCTCCTCCTGCTCACCCTGGACCGAGGTAGGTGCGgcgggaggggggtggggggcaccccccCGGTGTGTGCCGGTCCCGGTGTAACGGGGTgccgctcccccccccatcccgcaGCCGCCTGGTACTcggtgctggccctgctggtgctgctgcccgcCCTGCTGGGCTACCTGCAGGAGACGTGCCGCGCCCGGCCGgcgcagcaggagctggtgcgCAGGAGGCAGCACAGCGTGCGCAGGGAGGAGCTGCGCAGCGTGCGGCTCTCGCACCAGGAGGCCCTCGCCCAGGTCAAGGGCTT CCTGATCCAGCTGGAGGGCTTCCTGAgcgggctgtgctgcagctgcgaGGCGGCGTACCGGGTGCTGTACTGGGAGAACCCCGCCGTGTCGTCCCA GTTCTACGGGGCACTGCTGGGCTCCGTCTGCATCCTCTACCTGCTGCCGCTCTGCTGGGTCATGGCCATCCTCAACAGCACCCTCTTCCTGGGCAACCCCCAGTTCTACCAAG TGATAAAGGAGCTCAAGGCCTCGATCGAGCAGTGTCTGGGCACCAAGCCCCTCGAGAGTGCTCCGGAGCCCGCCGAGCCCCTGCCAGCCGCTGCCCCGCCGGACCGGACCCCCACGCCCACCAGCACGGAg GACCTTACCCCTGGCAGCGTGGAGGAAGCGGAGGAGGCAGAGCCCGATGAAGAGTTCAAGGACGCTATTGAG GAGGACGACGAGGGCTCTCAGTGCTCAGCAGACTTCGACCTCAGCCTCCCAGACAACGGCTTTATGAGCAAGAACGACGTGATCCGCAGCAAGGTGTCGCGCCTGACCGAGCGCCTGCGCAAGCGCTACCCCAGCAACAATTTTG GGAGCTGCACGGGCTGCGGAGCCACCTTCTCTGTGCTCAAGAAGAGG CGGAGCTGCAGTAACTGTGGGAACAGCTTCTGCTCCAGGTGCTGCTCCTTCAAAGTTCCCAAGGCTGTGATGGGAGCCACGG CCCCGGAGGCTCAGAGGGAGACGGTGTTCGTGTGCGCGCTGTGCAACCAGGTGCTCACCAAGTGA
- the AVPI1 gene encoding arginine vasopressin-induced protein 1, with protein sequence MGTPASVVSDPPGRAAPAARGRKRASANIFQGVGLPELRSLFRSGGAERPEERARLVWRYGGQRRMARALRRLRRRRAAEHGLGTAALRRFGRLRIAEKEPEPGGGGAEAAPGSPQQC encoded by the exons ATGGGCACGCCGGCTTCGGTGGTGAGCGAccccccgggccgggcggcgcccGCAGCCCGCGGCCGCAAGCGGGCCTCGGCCAACATCTTCCAGGGCGTGGGGCTGCCGGAGCTGCGGAGCCTGTTCcggagcggcggggccgagcggcCCGAGGAGCGCGCCCGCCTCGTCTGGCGGTACGGCGGCCAGCGGCGGATGGCCCGGGCCCTGCGGCGGCTCCGGCGGCGGCGAGCGGCCGAGCACGGCCTCGGGACGGCGGCGCTGCGGCGCTTCGGCCGCCTGCG GATCGCCGAGAAGGAGCCGGAGCCCGGCGGCGGTGGGGCTGAGGCGGCCCCGGGGTCCCCGCAGCAGTGCTGA
- the GOLGA7B gene encoding golgin subfamily A member 7B isoform X1, giving the protein MGRRTLAPGDVSQLWGVRAAPLSPSQRGCHPGSPRGGGAGPWPGRWDGVGALPLWQLPRVGMNGAALPRALSVQAVPVPTSPAGTAHWAGGVTLAPVTRCSEATSPATAWVTLPGTETGTGAMGAAPSAVGTPGMAGHGDTVHSLQELRRSASLATKVFVQRDYSDGTTCQFQTKFPPELESRIERQLFEETVKTLNSFYAEAEKIGGSSYLEGCLACATAYFIFLCMETHYEKVLKKISKYIQEQNEKIYAPRGLLLTDPLERGMRVIEISIYEDRCSSGSSSSGSSSSSSGGGGGGAGGR; this is encoded by the exons ATGGGAAGAAGGACCTTGGCTCCTGGGGATGTGTCCCAGCTCTGGGGGGTCCGTGCTGCACCCCTCAGCCCTTCCCAGCGGGGCTGTCACCCAGGTTCCCCCAGGGGAGGTGGAGCTGGGCCGTGGCCAGGGCGATGGGATGGGGTCGGCGCCCTCCCGCTGTGGCAGCTCCCACGGGTGGGGATGAACGGCGCTGCCCTTCCCCGCGCCCTGTCTGTGCAGGCTGTGCCCGTGCCCACGTCCCCAGCCGGCACCGCGCACTGGGCCGGAGGTGTGACACTTGCGCCTGTCACTCGGTGCAGCGAGgccaccagccctgccaccGCCTGGGTCACCCTGCCCGGCACTGAGACCGGGACGGGGGCTATGGGGGCTGCCCCCTCTGCGGTGGGGACCCCAGGGATGGCCGGCCACGGGGACACG gtgcacagcctgcaggagctgcggcGCAGCGCGTCCCTGGCCACCAAGGTCTTTGTGCAGCGGGACTACAGCGACGGGACCACGTGCCAGTTCCAGACAAAGTTCCCCCCCGAGCTGGAGAGCCGG ATCGAGCGCCAGCTCTTCGAGGAGACCGTGAAAACTCTTAACAGCTTCTATGCCGAAGCGGAGAAGATCGGGGGCAGCTCGTACCTGGAGGGGTGCCTGGCCTGCGCCACCGCCTATTTCATCTTCCTCTGCATGGAGACACACTACGAGAAG GTCCTGAAGAAGATCTCCAAGTACATCCAGGAGCAGAACGAGAAGATCTACGCgccgcgggggctgctgctcacCGACCCGCTGGAGCGTGGCATGAGGGTC ATCGAGATCTCCATCTACGAGGACCGGTGCAGCAGCggcagctccagcagcggcagctccagcagcagcagcggtggcggggggggcggcgcggggggccgGTGA
- the SFRP5 gene encoding secreted frizzled-related protein 5 has translation MPRASSPTRTAGTALLALLALLALGSGQHYDYYGWQPESVPRGRFYGREPQCVDIPADMQLCYDVGYKRMRLPNLLEHESMAEAKQQASSWVPLLAKQCHTDTQLFLCSLFAPVCLDRPVYPCRSLCEVVRDSCAPVMESYGFPWPEMLHCAKFPSDHDLCIAVQFGNSQATPPPVSRICTQCEMEHKADGMMQQMCSSDFVVKMRIKEVTEENGERRLVAAQKKKVLKLGPLKRKDTKKLVLHMRNAGSCPCPQLDSLSGSFLVMGRKVGGRLLLLAIYPWQKHNKEMKFAVKFMFSYPCPLYHPLLYGAGQR, from the exons ATGCCACGGGCGAGCAGCCCCACGAGGACGGCGGGCACGgcgctgctggcgctgctggcgctgctggcGCTGGGCAGCGGGCAGCACTACGACTACTACGGCTGGCAGCCCGAGAGCGTGCCCCGCGGGCGCTTCTACGGCAGGGAGCCGCAGTGCGTGGACATCCCGGCCGACATGCAGCTCTGCTACGACGTGGGCTACAAGCGCATGCGGCTGCCCAACCTGCTGGAGCACGAGTCCATGGCCGAGGCCAAGCAGCAGGCCAGCAGCTGGGTGCCCCTGCTCGCCAAGCAGTGCCACACTGACACccagctcttcctctgctccctctTCGCCCCCGTCTGCCTCGACCGCCCCGTCTACCCGTGCCGCTCGCTCTGCGAGGTGGTGCGCGACTCCTGCGCCCCCGTCATGGAGTCCTACGGCTTCCCCTGGCCCGAGATGCTGCACTGCGCCAAGTTCCCCTCCGACCACGACCTCTGCATCGCCGTCCAGTTCGGGAACAGCCAGGCCACCCCGCCGCCAG TGTCCAGGATCTGCACGCAGTGCGAGATGGAGCACAAGGCGGACGGCATGATGCAGCAGATGTGCTCCAGCGACTTCG TGGTGAAGATGCGCATCAAGGAGGTGACGGAGGAGAACGGGGAGCGGCGCCTGGTGGCCGCCCAGAAGAAGAAGGTGCTGAAGCTGGGCCCCCTCAAGCGCAAGGACACAAAGAAGCTGGTGCTGCACATGAGGAACGCGGGctcctgcccctgtccccagctcGACAGCCTCAGCGGCAGCTTCCTGGTGATGGGCCGCAAGGTGGGCGGCCGCCTGCTCCTCCTCGCCATCTACCCCTGGCAGAAGCACAACAAGGAGATGAAGTTCGCCGTCAAGTTCATGTTCTCCTACCCCTGCCCCCTCTACCACCCCCTGCTCtacggggccgggcagcgctaG
- the ZFYVE27 gene encoding protrudin isoform X4 has protein sequence MQAAERDGAAAAAAAAAGGGGGPEPAAGGAEPPPEPPPPGKAAAFDLLGLVRSYRRLELYLEPLRDAAEAVRCLLRWQRPLCSLLACLGLNLLLLTLDRAAWYSVLALLVLLPALLGYLQETCRARPAQQELVRRRQHSVRREELRSVRLSHQEALAQVKGFLIQLEGFLSGLCCSCEAAYRVLYWENPAVSSQFYGALLGSVCILYLLPLCWVMAILNSTLFLGNPQFYQVIKELKASIEQCLGTKPLESAPEPAEPLPAAAPPDRTPTPTSTEDLTPGSVEEAEEAEPDEEFKDAIEEDDEGSQCSADFDLSLPDNGFMSKNDVIRSKVSRLTERLRKRYPSNNFGSCTGCGATFSVLKKRRSCSNCGNSFCSRCCSFKVPKAVMGATAPEAQRETVFVCALCNQVLTK, from the exons ATGCAGGCGGCCGAGCGGgacggggcggcggcggcggcggcggcggcggcgggggggggaggcggccccgagccggcggcgggcggcgctgagccccccccagaGCCGCCCCCGCCCGGCAAGGCGGCCGCCTTCgacctgctggggctggtgcgCAGCTACCGGCGGCTGGAGCTGTACCTGGAGCCGCTGCGGGACGCCGCCGAGGCCGTGCGCTGCCTCCTCCG ATGGCAGCGGCCGCTGTGCTCCCTGCTGGCCTGCCTCGGCCTCAACCTCCTCCTGCTCACCCTGGACCGAG CCGCCTGGTACTcggtgctggccctgctggtgctgctgcccgcCCTGCTGGGCTACCTGCAGGAGACGTGCCGCGCCCGGCCGgcgcagcaggagctggtgcgCAGGAGGCAGCACAGCGTGCGCAGGGAGGAGCTGCGCAGCGTGCGGCTCTCGCACCAGGAGGCCCTCGCCCAGGTCAAGGGCTT CCTGATCCAGCTGGAGGGCTTCCTGAgcgggctgtgctgcagctgcgaGGCGGCGTACCGGGTGCTGTACTGGGAGAACCCCGCCGTGTCGTCCCA GTTCTACGGGGCACTGCTGGGCTCCGTCTGCATCCTCTACCTGCTGCCGCTCTGCTGGGTCATGGCCATCCTCAACAGCACCCTCTTCCTGGGCAACCCCCAGTTCTACCAAG TGATAAAGGAGCTCAAGGCCTCGATCGAGCAGTGTCTGGGCACCAAGCCCCTCGAGAGTGCTCCGGAGCCCGCCGAGCCCCTGCCAGCCGCTGCCCCGCCGGACCGGACCCCCACGCCCACCAGCACGGAg GACCTTACCCCTGGCAGCGTGGAGGAAGCGGAGGAGGCAGAGCCCGATGAAGAGTTCAAGGACGCTATTGAG GAGGACGACGAGGGCTCTCAGTGCTCAGCAGACTTCGACCTCAGCCTCCCAGACAACGGCTTTATGAGCAAGAACGACGTGATCCGCAGCAAGGTGTCGCGCCTGACCGAGCGCCTGCGCAAGCGCTACCCCAGCAACAATTTTG GGAGCTGCACGGGCTGCGGAGCCACCTTCTCTGTGCTCAAGAAGAGG CGGAGCTGCAGTAACTGTGGGAACAGCTTCTGCTCCAGGTGCTGCTCCTTCAAAGTTCCCAAGGCTGTGATGGGAGCCACGG CCCCGGAGGCTCAGAGGGAGACGGTGTTCGTGTGCGCGCTGTGCAACCAGGTGCTCACCAAGTGA
- the ZFYVE27 gene encoding protrudin isoform X3, with amino-acid sequence MQAAERDGAAAAAAAAAGGGGGPEPAAGGAEPPPEPPPPGKAAAFDLLGLVRSYRRLELYLEPLRDAAEAVRCLLRWQRPLCSLLACLGLNLLLLTLDRAAWYSVLALLVLLPALLGYLQETCRARPAQQELVRRRQHSVRREELRSVRLSHQEALAQVKGFLIQLEGFLSGLCCSCEAAYRVLYWENPAVSSQFYGALLGSVCILYLLPLCWVMAILNSTLFLGNPQFYQVIKELKASIEQCLGTKPLESAPEPAEPLPAAAPPDRTPTPTSTEDLTPGSVEEAEEAEPDEEFKDAIEETQLLVLEDDEGSQCSADFDLSLPDNGFMSKNDVIRSKVSRLTERLRKRYPSNNFGSCTGCGATFSVLKKRRSCSNCGNSFCSRCCSFKVPKAVMGATAPEAQRETVFVCALCNQVLTK; translated from the exons ATGCAGGCGGCCGAGCGGgacggggcggcggcggcggcggcggcggcggcgggggggggaggcggccccgagccggcggcgggcggcgctgagccccccccagaGCCGCCCCCGCCCGGCAAGGCGGCCGCCTTCgacctgctggggctggtgcgCAGCTACCGGCGGCTGGAGCTGTACCTGGAGCCGCTGCGGGACGCCGCCGAGGCCGTGCGCTGCCTCCTCCG ATGGCAGCGGCCGCTGTGCTCCCTGCTGGCCTGCCTCGGCCTCAACCTCCTCCTGCTCACCCTGGACCGAG CCGCCTGGTACTcggtgctggccctgctggtgctgctgcccgcCCTGCTGGGCTACCTGCAGGAGACGTGCCGCGCCCGGCCGgcgcagcaggagctggtgcgCAGGAGGCAGCACAGCGTGCGCAGGGAGGAGCTGCGCAGCGTGCGGCTCTCGCACCAGGAGGCCCTCGCCCAGGTCAAGGGCTT CCTGATCCAGCTGGAGGGCTTCCTGAgcgggctgtgctgcagctgcgaGGCGGCGTACCGGGTGCTGTACTGGGAGAACCCCGCCGTGTCGTCCCA GTTCTACGGGGCACTGCTGGGCTCCGTCTGCATCCTCTACCTGCTGCCGCTCTGCTGGGTCATGGCCATCCTCAACAGCACCCTCTTCCTGGGCAACCCCCAGTTCTACCAAG TGATAAAGGAGCTCAAGGCCTCGATCGAGCAGTGTCTGGGCACCAAGCCCCTCGAGAGTGCTCCGGAGCCCGCCGAGCCCCTGCCAGCCGCTGCCCCGCCGGACCGGACCCCCACGCCCACCAGCACGGAg GACCTTACCCCTGGCAGCGTGGAGGAAGCGGAGGAGGCAGAGCCCGATGAAGAGTTCAAGGACGCTATTGAG GAGACCCagctgctggtcctg GAGGACGACGAGGGCTCTCAGTGCTCAGCAGACTTCGACCTCAGCCTCCCAGACAACGGCTTTATGAGCAAGAACGACGTGATCCGCAGCAAGGTGTCGCGCCTGACCGAGCGCCTGCGCAAGCGCTACCCCAGCAACAATTTTG GGAGCTGCACGGGCTGCGGAGCCACCTTCTCTGTGCTCAAGAAGAGG CGGAGCTGCAGTAACTGTGGGAACAGCTTCTGCTCCAGGTGCTGCTCCTTCAAAGTTCCCAAGGCTGTGATGGGAGCCACGG CCCCGGAGGCTCAGAGGGAGACGGTGTTCGTGTGCGCGCTGTGCAACCAGGTGCTCACCAAGTGA
- the ZFYVE27 gene encoding protrudin isoform X1, translating into MQAAERDGAAAAAAAAAGGGGGPEPAAGGAEPPPEPPPPGKAAAFDLLGLVRSYRRLELYLEPLRDAAEAVRCLLRWQRPLCSLLACLGLNLLLLTLDRGRCGGRGVGGTPPVCAGPGVTGCRSPPHPAAAWYSVLALLVLLPALLGYLQETCRARPAQQELVRRRQHSVRREELRSVRLSHQEALAQVKGFLIQLEGFLSGLCCSCEAAYRVLYWENPAVSSQFYGALLGSVCILYLLPLCWVMAILNSTLFLGNPQFYQVIKELKASIEQCLGTKPLESAPEPAEPLPAAAPPDRTPTPTSTEDLTPGSVEEAEEAEPDEEFKDAIEETQLLVLEDDEGSQCSADFDLSLPDNGFMSKNDVIRSKVSRLTERLRKRYPSNNFGSCTGCGATFSVLKKRRSCSNCGNSFCSRCCSFKVPKAVMGATAPEAQRETVFVCALCNQVLTK; encoded by the exons ATGCAGGCGGCCGAGCGGgacggggcggcggcggcggcggcggcggcggcgggggggggaggcggccccgagccggcggcgggcggcgctgagccccccccagaGCCGCCCCCGCCCGGCAAGGCGGCCGCCTTCgacctgctggggctggtgcgCAGCTACCGGCGGCTGGAGCTGTACCTGGAGCCGCTGCGGGACGCCGCCGAGGCCGTGCGCTGCCTCCTCCG ATGGCAGCGGCCGCTGTGCTCCCTGCTGGCCTGCCTCGGCCTCAACCTCCTCCTGCTCACCCTGGACCGAGGTAGGTGCGgcgggaggggggtggggggcaccccccCGGTGTGTGCCGGTCCCGGTGTAACGGGGTgccgctcccccccccatcccgcaGCCGCCTGGTACTcggtgctggccctgctggtgctgctgcccgcCCTGCTGGGCTACCTGCAGGAGACGTGCCGCGCCCGGCCGgcgcagcaggagctggtgcgCAGGAGGCAGCACAGCGTGCGCAGGGAGGAGCTGCGCAGCGTGCGGCTCTCGCACCAGGAGGCCCTCGCCCAGGTCAAGGGCTT CCTGATCCAGCTGGAGGGCTTCCTGAgcgggctgtgctgcagctgcgaGGCGGCGTACCGGGTGCTGTACTGGGAGAACCCCGCCGTGTCGTCCCA GTTCTACGGGGCACTGCTGGGCTCCGTCTGCATCCTCTACCTGCTGCCGCTCTGCTGGGTCATGGCCATCCTCAACAGCACCCTCTTCCTGGGCAACCCCCAGTTCTACCAAG TGATAAAGGAGCTCAAGGCCTCGATCGAGCAGTGTCTGGGCACCAAGCCCCTCGAGAGTGCTCCGGAGCCCGCCGAGCCCCTGCCAGCCGCTGCCCCGCCGGACCGGACCCCCACGCCCACCAGCACGGAg GACCTTACCCCTGGCAGCGTGGAGGAAGCGGAGGAGGCAGAGCCCGATGAAGAGTTCAAGGACGCTATTGAG GAGACCCagctgctggtcctg GAGGACGACGAGGGCTCTCAGTGCTCAGCAGACTTCGACCTCAGCCTCCCAGACAACGGCTTTATGAGCAAGAACGACGTGATCCGCAGCAAGGTGTCGCGCCTGACCGAGCGCCTGCGCAAGCGCTACCCCAGCAACAATTTTG GGAGCTGCACGGGCTGCGGAGCCACCTTCTCTGTGCTCAAGAAGAGG CGGAGCTGCAGTAACTGTGGGAACAGCTTCTGCTCCAGGTGCTGCTCCTTCAAAGTTCCCAAGGCTGTGATGGGAGCCACGG CCCCGGAGGCTCAGAGGGAGACGGTGTTCGTGTGCGCGCTGTGCAACCAGGTGCTCACCAAGTGA
- the MARVELD1 gene encoding MARVEL domain-containing protein 1, translating into MARTAPPAAPPPPGPPARGSLSLHRAYLRSPLGLLRLGQLVMGAAFWVTVAAHKYEGAAHFALFAAVLVWLLTLALFGLSLLGRWALVPWLGSRWLLTNLLHDLALAVGLYAAATGIMGYKAGRKSYCNLPGYSQHCLYGAYLSASVCGAVTACLYLFSGLYCLSRRCRDQRDII; encoded by the coding sequence ATGGCCCGCAcggctccccccgccgccccgccgcccccggggccgccggcccgcggctccctcagcctgcACCGCGCCTACCTGCGGAgccccctggggctgctgcgccTGGGGCAGCTGGTGATGGGCGCCGCCTTCTGGGTCACCGTGGCGGCCCACAAGTACGAGGGGGCGGCCCACTTCGCCCTCTTCGCCGCCGTCCTCGTCTGGCTCCTCACCCTGGCCCTCTTCGGCCTCAGCCTGCTGGGGCGCTGGGCGCTGGTGCCCTGGCTGGGCTCCCGCTGGCTGCTCACCAACCTGCTGCACGACCTGGCGCTGGCCGTGGGGCTCTACGCGGCCGCCACCGGCATCATGGGCTACAAGGCCGGGCGCAAGAGCTACTGCAACCTGCCGGGCTACAGCCAGCACTGCCTGTACGGCGCCTACCTGAGCGCCTCCGTCTGCGGGGCCGTCACCGCCTGCCTGTACCTCTTCTCCGGGCTCTACTGCCTGTCACGGCGCTGCCGGGACCAACGCGACATCATCTGA